The window aattagaaagttttCCTCTGATActttatccacttttttttcatatctcttattttacatactgattttccttttcccttattttatcaaatttttattaaaattcgtgaCCGTCGTAAATGGGactaactaatttttttggacgggAAGAGTATATGCTTTCGTAAAATTGCTTATAATAGTTTTTATACATGTTTTTGAAAAGATAATAGTATCAATAaacattgaaatttagaaaattggTGGTGCACCAAGCTGGCTAGTCCCAATAAAGTACAATTACTCCtatgatttttcttttccctAGTCTCCAaagatttttctttaaattagaaatgaaacactACAGGTGAAGCAAAAGCCTGAAAATATAGCATGAAAAGAGTAGGCAGGCAAATAGTAGGTGGTTGCAACCAAAACAAATAGGCCAAGCAAAGCATCTTGCCTTTTTCctcatttcattttggttTTACAATTAAAGCAGAGACAAATTCAAAACCAGAGACAAATTTCGTGTTTGATAAAACCACAATACAGAGAATTaacaacgaaaaaaaatatgttccatagtaaagtaaagtaaaatatattacacacAATATCAAGAATTGCTGTCCAACCTTCTTCTATAGCTTAAGATTGAGATCAACTGTATGATGATCACCAccctcttcttctccattgCTCTCAAACAGCTTAACCGGGAAGAAGTTAAACGACTCTTTCACCGATCCACTCGACTCAGGCTGCGAAAAACACGAAAACCATGAGTTAAAAAGACTCTACCAAAAGGCAAGAACAACTAGTAAATGAGACGATGAGTTGAGATTGATCGTTGATCGCACCTGGCTGGGATGGGAGGAGGACGGAGGAGCCAACGTTAGGAAATCCCCGTTTAGGGCCTCACCATCTCCGACCACTTCAATTGGCCTACTCCAGTCGCTTCCTCTGAGACGATAAATCAAGAATTAGGACGAGTTTTGACAACATAAAAAAGGactaattaatattagtatgaTTTATGAACCTTATGATGCATTTCTTTCTTGGTTGTGTGTAACCGCTACTATGTAAGACTAAGTCGTGCTGTGGCGCAGGCAAACAAGGAGGCGGGGGGCTTTGTAGAGACAAGGGGTAAGACCTCTTCATTCCAACCATCTACAAACATTATGAATTGGAAACAATGTAACTCAAAATCcaaacatcattttcttgaaccaaaattaatagtactaataccTTGCCATCCTCTTCCCATTGAGGTGCATAGTTGCTAGGAAGTGAACTTTGGCTTGAAGGGGGCTCCAAATGACAAGTTAGAACTGATGATGGTGAAATGGAATTCACCTGCAATAATTCAtaaccacaaaaaaaaaaccataaacacacacacattcaaCAACAATACATCATGTATGGTAACTTTACTAACCATTGAAGAAGATGGTGGCTGAAAATGGTGTGATCTCTGATGCAAAACCGCGGAAGCGGGGGCCTCATAGGCCACAaaaggatgatgatgatggttgTAGTCACCAGGCCACAACATAGGCCTTAAACCAATCTCCCCATTTGAGACAGAGCAACTATCTTGAAGAATCTCAATGTTGGGGGCAGATTGGGTGTGCCTAAACATTGAATTTGGTGATGGAGGTGGTGGTGAGTTGTGAAAAGGTGCAAGATTTGGCCTTGTAAATttctcaaccccaaaaaaagCTCCATCACTAAGTGAAGAAGAATTAGCAATCACTTTCTTTTGCTCTTCCTCAATTCTAATCTTTTCAAGCTGAGCCACACCTAATCCTCTCTGAGGCACTTTTTTGGGCTTACTCTTTTTAAACCTACAATTACTCTCACcaccaccactaccactaccGCCACCCcggccgcctcctcctccactGCTGCCACTATAGGTGCACCCAAAAGCATTTTCCTCTTGAGCCATCCTCCCTTGTATCCATGAAAATCAAGAATAAATCTTGGGATTTAAAGGAGTAGTGATGATCATAATTGGCAAGTCATCCTCCATATCCCCTATCAAATTCTTGAGATACCCGAAATCtgtaaaacataaaatctGAGGCCTAATTGGAAAGAATTTAAACAACCAAGATTTCCATCCTTTAGATTACACAAAATCTCCGCACTCATGAGGTCAAGATTGCACAACTTTTTCTCATATAGAAACACACCCCTCGCATAATTTCAACAAAGATTgcaactttattatttcttcatttatatatCTCCACACACAACTCAGAAATAAGTAAGTGAGATTTTTGCTCAAAGCTGTCAGATCAGATCACTTATTTCACATAACCGAAACATAAGGAAAACTAAAATTAcctttaaaacttttttttttttataattatttttcttgctcaaaattcaaactttaaaatGCAAATCTAAGACAATGTTGTGTCTCTCTATCTCAATCAAATTTATCGCCCAAATCCTCGCTCCACTCCTCTTTCCCTTCCTGACCGgatctctctctttttatttatttaaatattttttaacttttcaacACTTTATTTATAGGAGTTTTGAATTGTGTGACAGTAAAAATGGGATTTTCCCAAACGAGAAAAATGTGTGTGGAGTAAGACAAAGGGCTTGTTTGTAGCTTTTAAGGATATAATTTCTGTCCTTGTCCATGTATTTATGTCAaatgcttttttttataaataaatgaatgaacatatatttaaagaaaactCAAACCCGATACATATGGCTTCAggcatttttcaaaaaattggaatcctacatttacattttttttttttaaatgcataatGAAATAAGATCAAATATAAAACAGATAAGACAGAATTTTGATTAAAACTGGGCTACTACTATATTAGCAATTCgaaaagaaaattgttcaacaataaaaccaaaaaatattcaCCTAATATAGGTATACCGTGGTCCACTAAATTGGGATTATAGCTCAATTTGGCACTGCAAcactacaattatttttatatgtataagtcatttactcattttaatagattctactacattttaaaatctacTACTGTAAAATcccaagttttttttaaaaaaaattataagtagtATAGTAAACATTACGCACAGCTGTTGCtagtttgaaattttgtgTGAAGTATATTACCATTATTGTTCCAAAGTGATATATATgtctataaataatttaaaagatcATATGAAGTGAAGAAGATTTAGtaccataattaaaaaattgggaGGCAGCCGAATTTGATATGTAATGAATTGAAGGTGTGAACCGAATAAAAATAGCAAATAGAATTTGTGTATTAAATTCTGAAATCTTTGGAAATATTGTATGGACCACAGGAAATCGAATTTGTTcgaaaaaaacatttaaaagcCAGAAATGGAAAGGTTTGATCCAACTAACACAGACAAAACCGAAAGGCAAAacgaaaaattaaaagaggGGGTGAGAAAAGATTAATTcctatgaaaataaaatctttcaAATGTTATGGTAATGGATTTGGCTTTCAAGATTGGGTCCACTTTTGC is drawn from Salvia hispanica cultivar TCC Black 2014 chromosome 6, UniMelb_Shisp_WGS_1.0, whole genome shotgun sequence and contains these coding sequences:
- the LOC125197391 gene encoding protein SPEAR2; translated protein: MAQEENAFGCTYSGSSGGGGGRGGGSGSGGGESNCRFKKSKPKKVPQRGLGVAQLEKIRIEEEQKKVIANSSSLSDGAFFGVEKFTRPNLAPFHNSPPPPSPNSMFRHTQSAPNIEILQDSCSVSNGEIGLRPMLWPGDYNHHHHPFVAYEAPASAVLHQRSHHFQPPSSSMVNSISPSSVLTCHLEPPSSQSSLPSNYAPQWEEDGKMVGMKRSYPLSLQSPPPPCLPAPQHDLVLHSSGYTQPRKKCIIRGSDWSRPIEVVGDGEALNGDFLTLAPPSSSHPSQPESSGSVKESFNFFPVKLFESNGEEEGGDHHTVDLNLKL